In Nitrosophilus alvini, the following are encoded in one genomic region:
- a CDS encoding OprD family outer membrane porin yields MRSSLKYISIAAAALLALQSDALYAQDLPKRALKTNGQLIYYKTPGIADNIAQMFTEGMFYGRLRSNTFYYKWEKETENQDSHFITGVGGSLIFKSASFADIDFTTGLYYSKAYFDAEKNPAERLKAGKDLFSRFDYINSGKKSMALLGEAYIRYTGISKTELKIGRQLVETFYTKSNDTKMIPNTFDGIVIDTKAIPDSTVRLAYLTKQKLRDHTKTHSLLMYGDSNLTSLQHPEWSQNDDSAMHKGLTYSRLKVAGVDTQAPLITGDIHNKTFENLKLNASFYTVPELISEVMAEANYKIDMGTYSLTPGVRYIKQFDKGAGKIGGAAYNGSLAGKTGAAGGYKEADSLDSQMIAARLVTRYQNYKLNIGYTHVFDEADLITPWRGFPTSGYTRSMARYNWQANTKSYRIELVRNANSKGIYKKIFTQFSFLHTDADEKKGYYDENYYYAGFVQNLPGMVNLQWRLRLGYNDTKKPDADSLDARFEINYIF; encoded by the coding sequence ATGAGAAGCAGTCTTAAATATATCAGCATTGCCGCAGCCGCTCTTCTTGCACTGCAAAGTGATGCTTTATATGCCCAAGATCTGCCCAAACGAGCACTTAAAACAAACGGTCAGCTTATTTACTACAAAACTCCGGGCATTGCGGATAATATCGCTCAAATGTTCACTGAAGGAATGTTTTACGGACGCTTGCGTTCAAATACATTTTATTATAAATGGGAAAAGGAAACAGAAAACCAGGACTCTCATTTTATTACAGGTGTTGGCGGTTCTCTTATCTTTAAGAGTGCATCATTTGCCGATATCGATTTTACAACCGGCCTATACTATTCCAAGGCATATTTCGATGCTGAAAAAAACCCGGCAGAAAGACTCAAAGCAGGAAAAGACCTATTTAGCCGTTTTGATTATATAAACAGCGGCAAAAAGTCGATGGCACTGCTCGGCGAAGCATATATCCGCTACACAGGTATATCAAAAACTGAGCTAAAAATAGGCCGCCAATTGGTTGAAACCTTCTATACCAAATCAAATGATACCAAAATGATACCAAACACTTTTGACGGGATTGTTATCGATACAAAAGCCATCCCGGATAGTACAGTCCGTCTGGCATATCTAACAAAACAGAAACTGCGCGATCACACCAAAACCCACTCTCTGCTGATGTACGGCGACAGCAATCTGACCTCTTTACAGCATCCTGAGTGGAGCCAAAACGATGATTCGGCTATGCACAAAGGGCTGACCTACAGCAGGCTTAAAGTCGCCGGAGTCGATACGCAGGCACCTCTGATAACAGGTGATATACATAACAAAACATTTGAAAATCTAAAACTAAACGCCTCCTTTTACACCGTACCTGAACTGATATCGGAAGTTATGGCCGAGGCGAACTACAAAATAGATATGGGAACATACTCGCTGACTCCGGGGGTGCGCTACATAAAACAGTTTGATAAGGGAGCCGGGAAAATCGGCGGTGCTGCCTACAACGGCTCACTTGCAGGCAAAACCGGTGCTGCCGGCGGCTACAAAGAGGCTGATTCGCTCGATTCGCAGATGATAGCGGCTCGCTTGGTAACCAGATATCAAAACTATAAACTAAACATTGGTTATACTCATGTATTTGACGAAGCCGATCTCATCACACCATGGCGAGGATTCCCCACATCAGGCTATACCCGCTCCATGGCTCGCTACAACTGGCAGGCAAATACCAAAAGCTACCGAATTGAACTGGTCAGAAATGCAAATTCCAAAGGAATTTACAAGAAAATTTTTACGCAATTTTCTTTCCTTCACACTGATGCGGATGAGAAGAAAGGATACTATGACGAAAACTACTATTATGCAGGTTTTGTGCAAAATCTGCCTGGAATGGTAAATCTGCAATGGCGCTTGAGACTTGGATACAACGATACCAAAAAGCCTGATGCCGACAGTCTGGATGCTAGATTTGAGATCAACTATATATTTTAA
- a CDS encoding TOBE domain-containing protein encodes MKNSLDGRLWLGRSEHSFLGKGRIELLEQIERTGSISKAAKAMGMSYKAAWDAVDAMNNLSEKPLVERVTGGKGGGGTVLTPYGKEVVETYKVLQEEHRRFLHNLSLRINEKDGHLRLLKNMAMRVSARNQLSGKVIKIHKGAVNSEVVLQLQGNDTVTATITNDSLRDLDISIDSQVTALFKANAVMLSTDPDIKLGVENRFAGRVERISRGSVNAEVIVALRGGNTICAGLTNAALDELGLKEKMDVVAFCKASSIIIGIY; translated from the coding sequence ATGAAAAACAGTCTTGACGGACGCCTTTGGCTTGGCAGATCAGAACATAGTTTCCTGGGTAAAGGGCGTATAGAACTGCTTGAGCAGATAGAGAGGACTGGCTCTATCAGCAAAGCAGCAAAAGCCATGGGGATGAGCTACAAGGCTGCCTGGGATGCGGTGGATGCTATGAACAACCTATCCGAAAAGCCTTTGGTTGAACGTGTCACAGGCGGCAAAGGCGGCGGCGGGACGGTGCTGACTCCCTATGGCAAAGAGGTTGTCGAAACGTATAAAGTACTCCAGGAAGAGCATAGACGTTTTTTGCACAATCTGTCGCTTCGAATAAATGAAAAGGATGGACATTTGCGCCTGCTTAAAAATATGGCTATGCGCGTAAGCGCACGCAATCAACTATCCGGAAAAGTCATCAAAATCCACAAAGGCGCTGTAAACAGTGAAGTGGTTTTGCAGCTGCAAGGTAACGACACGGTAACCGCTACGATCACCAACGACTCGCTCAGAGATCTTGACATCTCTATCGATTCGCAAGTTACCGCACTTTTCAAAGCCAATGCGGTTATGCTCAGCACGGACCCCGATATAAAACTCGGCGTAGAAAATCGCTTTGCAGGCAGAGTTGAACGTATAAGCAGAGGCAGCGTCAATGCCGAAGTGATTGTAGCCCTCAGAGGGGGCAATACAATATGTGCCGGTTTGACCAATGCAGCGCTTGATGAACTGGGACTCAAAGAAAAAATGGATGTAGTCGCTTTTTGCAAAGCAAGTAGCATTATCATTGGAATCTATTGA